From a region of the Besnoitia besnoiti strain Bb-Ger1 chromosome I, whole genome shotgun sequence genome:
- a CDS encoding hypothetical protein (encoded by transcript BESB_010180): MFVLGPGAAALFFLISAACPGHSTEAPAAFARQSLKANQTRDAELHAMGTLPTQTVSVASRTLKEHANVICTPTVVEAHGICKRLRPVQKPYPCKKQIIDKVCEGVPTTIQRMCTRTLHERKPFKCDRIEYKNECVQTVEKVRDTCVQTVIKSETYACPKVDYATKCSPRPALVPSVCKHEVQKEFEYPCERHVSEEQCAEVEVPVEQICEEDVVAQEKYDCSKTVYVKKCEPAPASRGASLHDGARYDGEESWDDGEGGRRHLRPKNFDKGDTIVLPMPAKEARVSLEICTDVPHVKRKTCTRDVVKKNRTPCTSMKKTPKCNTEIRTIQEICRTMKKVVEPYVCTKTEIQEECSTIKKEIEHTCSRDVPVEEKGPCEIEIFKNECVPTQVRIPDVCFEARPKTEVYDCSEKVVKSVCHEDLKEVEEQCMQTDFTEVEYSCTHKEHVDKCLPVDMPVKHQKIPAYSPSKKEDISVSVRPSTMDTVVKDSPLRRKKLLLKEKLHKLGDPDLIDGGDDERNETTTGEELQAEVEGGEEQ, from the exons ATGTTTGTGCTCGGTCCTGGCGCAGCGGCACTCTTCTTTCTCATCTCAGCCGCATGCCCGGGTCACtcgacagaggcgccggcggccttcgcgaggCAGTCTCTGAAAGCTAACCAGACACGCGATGCCGAACTCCACGCTATGGGCACTCTCCCGACTCAGACTGTCTCGGTTGCAAGTCGAACACTCAAGGAGCATGCGAATGTGATTTGTACACCGACAGTTGTAGAAGCTCATGGCATTTGCAAACGTCTCAGGCCTGTGCAGAAACCATACCCTTGTAAAAAACAAATTATTGACAAAGTATGCGAGGGCGTTCCAACCACCATCCAGAGAATGTGCACGAGGACGCTTCACGAAAGAAAGCCTTTCAAGTGTGACAGAATCGAGTACAAGAACGAATGCGTGCAAACTGTGGAGAAGGTTCGGGATACATGCGTTCAGACCGTTATCAAATCGGAGACATACGCATGTCCCAAAGTTGACTACGCCACGAAGTGTTCGCCAAGACCGGCGCTGGTGCCTTCTGTGTGCAAACACGAGGTGCAGAAAGAATTCGAGTATCCCTGTGAACGGCATGTCTCCGAAGAGCAGTGCGCAGAGGTTGAGGTGCCAGTGGAACAGATTTGCGAGGAGGACGTCGTCGCGCAAGAAAAATACGATTGTAGTAAGACCGTATACGTCAAGAAATgcgagcccgcgccggcTTCGCGGGGCGCTTCCCTGCACGACGGGGCGCGATACGATGGCGAGGAAAGCTGGGATGACGGAGAG ggcggcaggcgccatCTACGGCCCAAAAATTTCGATAAAGGCGACACTATAGTTCTACCGATGCCAGCAAAGGAGGCACGTGTATCTCTCGAGATCTGCACCGATGTGCCACACGTTAAGAGGAAGACATGCACAAGGGATGTGGTGAAAAAGAACAGAACACCGTGCACGTCGATGAAAAAGACCCCCAAATGCAACACAGAGATCCGGACGATCCAGGAAATTTGTAGAACGATGAAGAAGGTTGTTGAACCGTATGTCTGCACAAAGACGGAAATACAGGAGGAGTGCTCTACCATCAAGAAGGAAATCGAGCACACATGCAGCCGCGATGTGCCTGTAGAGGAAAAAGGACCATGCGAAATTGAAATCTTCAAGAACGAGTGTGTCCCTACGCAAGTTCGCATTCCTGATGTCTGCTTTGAAGCAAGACCGAAAACGGAAGTGTATGACTGCTCAGAAAAAGTTGTGAAGTCCGTTTGTCATGAAGATCTGAAGGAGGTTGAAGAACAGTGCATGCAGACTGATTTTACAGAGGTGGAGTACTCGTGTACTCACAAGGAGCACGTGGACAAGTGTCTGCCTGTCGACATGCCAGTGAAACATCAGAAAATACCTGCGTACTCGCCATCGAAAAAGGAGGATATATCTGTGAGTGTACGGCCCAGCACAATGGACACAGTCGTAAAAGATTCACCGCTCAGGAGGAAAAAGCTGTTACTGAAGGAGAAACTTCACAAGCTTGGAGACCCTGACCTCATAGACGGCGGAGATGACGAACGAAACGAAACGACGACTGGAGAAGAACTGCAGGCTGaggtggagggcggcgaggagcagtga
- a CDS encoding ribosomal protein RPL38 (encoded by transcript BESB_010190) — MAKEIRDLRKFLLTARRPDAKRVTIVRQHKKANAITGGSASTVTKFKIRCSRYLYTFVVEDREKAQKLEGSLPPSLQKVSIPGKK, encoded by the coding sequence ATGGCGAAGGAGATCCGCGATCTTCGCAAGTTCTTGTTGACCGCTCGCCGCCCCGATGCGAAGCGCGTCACCATTGTTAGACAGCACAAGAAAGCCAATGCCATCACGGGAGGCAGCGCGTCTACAGTAACCAAGTTCAAGATCAGGTGCAGCCGATACTTGTATACCTTCGTTGTGGAGGATCGGGAGAAGGCACAGAAGCTGGAGGGATCCCTCCCCCCGAGCCTACAGAAGGTGTCCATCCCGGGCAAAAAATGA
- a CDS encoding protein kinase (encoded by transcript BESB_010200), whose product MSLPTLGLSTGLPSPSAAISYERPSAVWQGGIPESASVAVSEHSGQPTTGLYGGRDGSLNQPAQGVLCSPQHSDGGGGGRREPRRRNAPDMDLHALSAQRCASPLPRATGSQVLATSSQAFSVNDGSLIAAPGVGECSVGVHCTERLPPHSPVSQLYGSQPMDDPMCFRDASPAYRQERQTALPSPCAYSSGQSLHPIAARQCDTPAPVSRAASGASHRFPSSNAIRNGPGMGAGAMCVAYLSPTHSPSPCRVRYSSSRSPNARRYIAKRPTRRSEETKSGWLLPRSPRMQSPPNRRYELAVVAALLTPRAVPMPRLIPSPSNAATSAQARTRVIDPPRPCAPPSPMAKLNPFFGCRGFSCDANPREKGAEETLSVHPPVWKEARAEVSQAPPGVPSVTTCQAPTAHAAGPGVVAEGSQREASSHFAHGMGSTNIAANGAASPTQLRAASGAANLELPGSSFPEAAGAVHFIGFASTPLISQEQQVGRYNQQVAAHAMSPAVPSLADKASRKLAFRYGAASALPERMTPLPSTMSDRTYVGTVSSSSAACSAIDNTALRPLKGEDATDAAPGGCFARVSESMGILPSCMDPTLFRERCASSSPPPQAWTAPPIPQAFTTLEPLARRAEPASASPLRGVEAVSVNKDARSQFSEISAGLQKASASVALESLMNANPLSTLSFPFQFMGGGGASGVAAEGVDVEESRVRALLKGLEQLKSHPTCLKPRDVIFESSFSNSTSGELKYQVIEEGSFGKVFAGSMARRPDQKVAIKVPVEAMLKTDPSGVMERFTNEWKILAACDHPGIIRLVGGVVHGPFDVWLVTELVKNGYDLHSRKYSRDPAIKRSISPGAAISMCRQLASVVAYLHEPLPARGKPIIVHRDIKPENVIVDEDWRIQLCDFGDAEGSTDGRVSRVSGATWFYAPPELLMSSPIERAAGLVGPNSASAYGPSSGADRFDATRQGAEVVFSEKWDVWSMGCVFHEMFGFQNPFHTYVAPTDQPDTIYAKLKTCAQQNTLHPVIDPRLQGRVREIITRCLHPNPAERPSAEEVFRMWICADELLLKDIQIDAVLAQPATASEKPQPALQHYAPSSTQAHAEPSAALWGANAVSPAGQQDPVYLVSASLHPENSVLGMGGRGGVPGDRSLREEVHAKRKGAQLVQDARMQNGAESLVRVGSGVVGAGGEHPNGDGAPPSYPNRLSPSVCKTLRTDRRSAHHSLPKNGWQYQVASPLVLSGKSGAFGDAGQQSGGQTETEEPYAPAPTGWKRGNRAMQARRDSAGLSAANQGIAGPLGTNTSDEGPGSRLFTNSSGRTTVRHIVGEDGFVSVPNLAIVSPTSADFIS is encoded by the coding sequence ATGTCGCTACCGACTCTTGGCCTGTCGACCGGGCTGCCAAGTCCATCGGCGGCGATATCATATGAGCGTCCATCCGCAGTGTGGCAAGGTGGAATCCCGGAGAGTGCCTCTGTTGCGGTCAGCGAACATAGCGGGCAACCCACAACAGGCCTTTATGGAGGCCGCGACGGTTCTCTGAACcagccggcgcagggcgTTCTGTGCTCCCCGCAGCATAGTGATGGCGGCGGAGGTGGGcgtcgcgagccgcgccggcgaaacGCGCCGGACATGGATCTACACGCCCTCTCTGCTCAAAGATGCGCCAGTCCCCTCCCGCGCGCCACCGGATCACAGGTCCTCGCGACGTCTAGTCAGGCGTTTTCTGTGAATGATGGCAGTCTTATAGCAGCTCCTGGTGTTGGAGAGTGCAGCGTGGGGGTCCACTGCACAGAAAGGCTCCCCCCACATTCTCCTGTTTCGCAGTTGTATGGGAGCCAACCAATGGACGACCCCATGTGCTTCAGGgacgcctcgcctgcctATCGTCAGGAGCGGCAGACAGCTCTTCCATCCCCCTGCGCCTACAGCTCAGGCCAGTCCCTCCACCCAATAGCGGCGCGCCAGTGCGACAcgcccgcgcccgtctctcgcgcagcctcgGGCGCGAGTCATCGCTTCCCGTCCAGCAACGCAATCCGAAACGGTCCCGGGATGGGTGCAGGTGCCATGTGTGTGGCTTACCTTTCTCCCACGCATTCTCCCTCGCCTTGTCGAGTGCGATACagttcctcgcgctcgccgaatGCGCGCAGATACATTGCCAAGAGGCCGACGAGGCGATCCGAGGAGACAAAGTCTGGGTGGTTGCTGCCCAGGAGTCCTCGCATGCAGAGTCCCCCGAATCGCCGTTACGAGCTGGCGGTTGTCGCTGCTCTGCTCACGCCTCGTGCGGTGCCCATGCCCCGGTTGATTCCTTCGCCGTCCAACGCAGCGACCTCCGCCCAAGCGCGGACGCGAGTCATCgatccgccgcgcccgtgtGCCCCGCCCAGCCCCATGGCCAAACTGAACCCCTTCTTTGGTTGCCGTGGCTTCAGTTGTGATGCGAATCCCAGAGAGAAGGGTGCAGAAGAAACTCTCAGCGTCCACCCACCCGTCTggaaggaggcgcgtgcaGAAGTTTCCCAAGCCCCGCCGGGGGTTCCTTCTGTCACAACTTGTCAAGCTCCCACGGCACACGCGGCAGGTCCGGGTGTGGTGGCAGAAGGCAGCCAGCGGGAGGCCTCTTCGCACTTTGCTCATGGGATGGGCTCAACGAATATCGCGGCAAACGGGGCGGCTTCTCCTACACAGCTCCGTGCGGCGTCAGGCGCCGCCAATCTTGAGCTCCCGGGAAGTTCTTTTCCGGAAGCGGCAGGGGCTGTCCATTTCATTGGCTTTGCCTCCACGCCTCTGATAAGCCAAGAGCAACAGGTCGGTCGATATAACCAGCAGGTGGCTGCGCATGCGATGAGTCCCGCAGTGCCTTCACTCGCAGATAAAGCTTCGAGAAAACTGGCGTTTCGGTatggcgccgcgtcggcatTACCGGAAAGAATGACTCCACTCCCGTCGACTATGAGCGACCGTACCTATGTAGGAACCGTCAGCTCGTCGTCAGCGGCTTGTTCCGCTATAGACAATACAGCGCTCAGGCCGCTGAAGGGTGAAGACGCGACCGATGCAGCGCCCGGCGGTTGCTTTGCCAGAGTCAGCGAAAGCATGGGAATTCTTCCCTCGTGCATGGACCCTACGCTGTTCCGGGAGAGGTGTGCCTCGTCGAGTCCTCCCCCGCAGGCGTGGACAGCTCCTCCTATTCCTCAAGCTTTTACAACCCTCGAACCCCTGGCTAGGAGGGCGGAGCCAGCTTCTGCGTCACCTTTACGTGGCGTTGAAGCCGTATCTGTTAACAAGGATGCGCGGAGTCAGTTCAGCGAGATTTCGGCTGGCTTACAgaaggcgtctgcctctgttgCGCTTGAGTCGCTGATGAATGCCAATCCGCTGAGTACTTTGTCATTCCCGTTTCAGTTCatgggcggcggaggcgcctcggGCGTTGCTGCTGAAGGCGTGGACGTGGAAGAgagccgcgtccgcgcccttctCAAAGGCCTGGAGCAGCTGAAGAGTCATCCCACGTGCCTCAAACCTCGAGATGTGATATTCGAGTCGTCGTTCTCAAATTCAACATCTGGAGAGTTGAAGTACCAAGTGATCGAAGAAGGGAGTTTCGGGAAAGTGTTTGCAGGCTCGATGGCCCGCCGTCCTGACCAGAAAGTGGCGATCAAAGTTCCCGTGGAAGCCATGCTGAAGACCGACCCCTCAGGAGTCATGGAGCGCTTCACAAATGAGTGGAAAATCCTTGCTGCATGCGATCACCCGGGAATCATTCGTCTTGTCGGGGGCGTTGTACACGGACCCTTCGATGTCTGGTTGGTGACTGAGCTAGTGAAGAACGGCTATGACCTTCATTCCAGAAAATATTCCCGCGACCCCGCCATCAAGCGATCTAtctcgccaggcgccgcgatCTCGATGTGTCGCCAGCTGGCCTCCGTTGTGGCATATCTACACGAGCCTCTGCCGGCGAGGGGCAAGCCCATCATCGTGCATCGGGACATCAAGCCAGAAAACGTCATCGTCGATGAAGACTGGCGCATTCAACTCTGCGATTTCGGAGATGCAGAGGGATCCACTGACGGACGTGTGTCGCGCGTGTCGGGAGCGACTTGGTTCTACGCGCCTCCTGAATTGCTGATGTCGTCGCCTATCGAGCGAGCCGCTGGCCTTGTTGGCCCAAACAGCGCCTCTGCATACGGACCTTCGTCCGGGGCCGACCGCTTCGATGCGACGAGGCAAGGCGCAGAAGTGGTTTTCAGCGAAAAGTGGGATGTTTGGTCGATGGGGTGCGTGTTCCATGAAATGTTTGGCTTTCAGAACCCGTTTCATACGTATGTGGCGCCCACTGACCAGCCAGACACCATTTATGCGAAACTCAAGACCTGCGCTCAGCAGAACACCCTCCACCCCGTGATCGATCCGAGGCTCCAAGGTCGCGTCCGCGAAATCATCACCAGGTGTCTTCATCCGAACCCAGCCGAAAGACCTAGTGCGGAAGAAGTCTTCCGCATGTGGATCTGCGCGGATGAGCTGCTTCTGAAGGACATTCAAATCGACGCAGTGCTTGCCCAACCCGCGACGGCCAGCGAAAAGCCCCAGCCCGCTCTGCAGCACTACGCACCGAGCAGCACTCAGGCACACGCGgagccttctgctgcgctgTGGGGAGCCAACGCGGTGAGCCCAGCCGGGCAGCAGGATCCTGTTTACCTGGTCAGCGCCTCCCTCCATCCCGAAAACTCTGTCCTCGGTAtgggcggcagaggcggcgtccCAGGCGATCGAAGCCTCAGAGAGGAAGTTCacgcgaagaggaaaggcgcgcagctggTTCAGGACGCTAGGATGCAGAACGGTGCTGAGAGTCTGGTGCGGGTCGGAAGCGGAGTGGTGGGAGCCGGCGGCGAACACCCAAATGGCGATGGCGCACCTCCGAGTTACCCGAATCGGCTGTCTCCTTCAGTCTGCAAGACTCTCCGTACGGATCGCAGGTCTGCACACCACAGCCTTCCGAAGAATGGGTGGCAGTACCAAGTCGCTAGCCCGCTTGTCCTCTCCGGCAAGTCTGGTGCCTTCGGAGACGCTGGACAACAGTCAGGGgggcagacagagacagaggagccctacgcgccggcgcctacTGGCTGGAAGCGGGGGAACAGGGCCATGCAGGCCAGACGCGACTCCGCGGGTTTGTCAGCTGCGAATCAGGGCATCGCGGGTCCGCTGGGGACAAACACATCAGACGAAGGACCCGGGTCGCGTCTCTTTACAAACAGCAGTGGAAGGACGACTGTTCGCCACATCGTGGGAGAGGACGGTTTCGTGAGCGTGCCGAATCTCGCTATCGTCTCGCCGACGTCGGCTGACTTCATCTCTTGA